From a region of the Nonlabens dokdonensis DSW-6 genome:
- the purL gene encoding phosphoribosylformylglycinamidine synthase: MIHFYGNPTKSLYAVQTQTAISPEDDMKLQWLFANAPKLEADAVSGFYTGPRATTITPWSTNAVEITQNMEIKGILRIEEFHACTADSDYDKMLLQKFDGLNQSQFDINVEAEGVLEIDDIPAYNMQEGLSLSDDEIDYLIQLSEKLDRKLTDSEVFGFSQVNSEHCRHKIFNGTFIIDREEMPTSLFKLIKETSKRWPNGIVSAYSDNVAFVEGPKAEQFAPKTANKPDVYRTSLFDSVISLKAETHNFPTTVEPFNGAATGSGGEIRDRLAGGQGSLPLAGTAVYMTSYSRLNEERPWENGFEARKWLYQTPMDILIKASNGASDFGNKFGQPLITGSVLTFEHNEHSDVIASEAKQSADNEQITTSQTPRYLGFDKVIMQAGGIGYGKKDQALKKTPDAGDDIIVMGGDNYRIGMGGAAVSSADTGALDSGLELNAVQRSNPEMQKRAANAIRGLVESDNNPIKSIHDHGAGGHLNCLSELVEETGGIIDVEKLPVGDPTLSRKELIGNESQERMGLVMDAKDSPVLEEIAARERAPFYKVGKVTGDNKFTFSEKDGRSPMDLALEDMFGSSPKTIMDDKTIERIYDAVPYDGKDFKLYLYNVLRMEAVACKDWLTNKVDRCVTGRVAKQQTCGELQLPLNNVGVMAMDYNGKNGVATTIGHAPVAALIDPAAGSRNAIAESLTNLVFAPLEKGLKGVSLSANWMWPCNNPGEDARLYSAVEAVSDFAIELGINIPTGKDSLSMKQKYPDMDVLAPGTVIISTVGSCDAISKVVEPVLQRYYKAPIYYINMSGDDHKLGGSSFAQTQNKIGNECPTIVDSSAFAKAFTAIQSLIKLGKVLAGHDVASGGLITTLLEMCFPSQNVGMELDLAQVGHDMVKVLFSENAGIVLQATDDSIEKELAKTGVPFFKIGNAIDEAVLDINEFIIDVDDMRDVWYETSHLLDRKQSFNDKADERALNYVNQPLEFKFPEHFTGKLPELPQKRVKAAVIREKGSNSEREMARAMYLAGFEVIDVHMTDLIAGRETLEDVQFIAAVGGFSNSDVLGSAKGWAGAFLYNEKANTALKNFFARPDTMSIGVCNGCQLFVELGLIHPDHDEKPKMLHNDSGKFECNFTSVAIAKNNSIMLQSLEGSKLGIWAAHGEGKFHLPKDRSAYQIPATYGYDGYPANPNGSHYNAAMLNSEDGRHLVMMPHLERSTFSWNWAHYPTDRKNDEVTPWLEAFVNARVWLENK, translated from the coding sequence ATGATTCATTTTTACGGAAACCCTACCAAGTCTTTATACGCAGTTCAAACCCAAACAGCTATCTCTCCAGAAGATGATATGAAATTGCAATGGCTGTTTGCAAATGCTCCTAAATTAGAAGCCGATGCGGTATCAGGTTTCTATACTGGGCCGCGTGCCACTACCATTACTCCATGGTCCACGAATGCGGTCGAGATTACTCAGAACATGGAAATCAAAGGCATCTTGCGCATCGAAGAATTTCATGCCTGCACAGCAGATTCTGACTATGATAAAATGCTATTGCAAAAATTTGATGGACTCAATCAATCGCAATTTGACATTAATGTAGAAGCTGAAGGAGTACTAGAAATAGATGATATTCCTGCTTACAATATGCAAGAAGGATTGTCGCTAAGCGATGATGAAATTGATTACCTAATCCAGCTTTCTGAAAAATTAGACCGTAAGTTAACCGACAGTGAGGTTTTTGGATTCTCACAAGTGAATAGTGAGCACTGCCGCCACAAAATATTTAATGGAACTTTTATTATTGATAGAGAAGAGATGCCTACTTCTCTATTCAAGCTTATTAAAGAAACTTCTAAGCGCTGGCCTAATGGTATCGTAAGTGCTTATTCAGATAACGTAGCTTTTGTAGAAGGACCAAAAGCAGAACAGTTTGCTCCTAAAACAGCAAATAAACCAGACGTTTATCGAACCAGCTTATTTGATTCGGTTATTTCACTAAAGGCAGAAACACACAACTTCCCTACTACCGTAGAGCCATTTAACGGCGCTGCAACAGGATCTGGTGGAGAAATACGCGATAGACTTGCTGGTGGACAAGGATCTTTACCACTAGCAGGAACAGCCGTTTACATGACCAGCTACTCGAGATTAAATGAAGAACGACCATGGGAAAACGGTTTTGAAGCACGCAAGTGGTTGTATCAAACACCGATGGACATCTTAATAAAAGCATCAAATGGTGCGAGTGATTTTGGTAACAAATTTGGTCAACCGTTGATCACAGGTTCTGTTTTGACATTTGAACACAACGAACACTCAGACGTCATTGCGAGCGAAGCGAAGCAATCTGCTGATAACGAGCAGATAACCACGTCGCAAACTCCTCGTTATTTAGGTTTTGATAAGGTCATCATGCAAGCTGGCGGAATAGGTTATGGAAAGAAAGACCAAGCTTTAAAGAAAACTCCAGACGCTGGCGATGACATCATCGTTATGGGTGGAGATAATTATAGAATAGGAATGGGCGGCGCTGCAGTAAGTAGCGCAGACACTGGCGCACTAGATTCTGGTCTAGAATTGAATGCCGTACAACGTTCCAATCCAGAAATGCAAAAACGTGCTGCAAACGCGATACGTGGACTCGTAGAAAGTGATAACAATCCTATCAAATCTATTCATGATCACGGTGCTGGTGGACACTTGAATTGTCTATCAGAATTAGTAGAAGAAACTGGCGGAATTATAGACGTAGAGAAATTGCCAGTTGGTGATCCTACACTATCTCGTAAAGAATTAATCGGTAACGAGTCCCAAGAACGTATGGGATTAGTTATGGATGCAAAAGACTCACCTGTACTAGAAGAAATTGCTGCTCGCGAGCGTGCACCTTTTTATAAAGTAGGTAAAGTTACCGGAGATAATAAGTTCACGTTCAGTGAAAAAGACGGTCGCAGCCCTATGGATCTGGCGCTAGAAGATATGTTCGGTTCTAGTCCTAAAACCATAATGGATGACAAGACCATCGAGCGCATTTATGACGCTGTTCCTTATGATGGGAAAGATTTTAAACTTTATTTATACAACGTTTTACGCATGGAAGCTGTCGCTTGTAAAGACTGGCTGACTAATAAAGTAGACCGATGTGTAACAGGTCGCGTTGCCAAACAACAGACTTGTGGAGAATTGCAATTGCCATTAAATAACGTAGGTGTTATGGCGATGGATTATAACGGTAAAAATGGAGTGGCAACTACAATAGGTCATGCACCAGTTGCCGCATTAATCGATCCAGCTGCTGGTTCTCGCAATGCGATTGCTGAGTCGCTGACTAATCTAGTTTTTGCACCATTAGAAAAAGGCCTTAAAGGCGTGAGTCTAAGTGCTAACTGGATGTGGCCGTGTAACAATCCTGGAGAAGATGCTCGTTTGTACAGTGCGGTAGAAGCCGTGAGCGATTTTGCCATTGAGCTAGGAATCAACATTCCTACTGGTAAAGACAGTCTTTCTATGAAGCAAAAATATCCAGATATGGATGTATTGGCTCCAGGAACGGTTATCATCAGTACGGTAGGTTCTTGTGATGCTATTTCTAAAGTCGTGGAACCGGTATTGCAACGTTATTACAAGGCTCCTATTTATTACATCAACATGAGTGGCGATGACCATAAATTAGGTGGTTCTAGCTTTGCACAAACACAAAATAAAATAGGAAATGAATGTCCTACGATTGTGGATAGTTCCGCTTTCGCGAAAGCGTTTACAGCCATACAATCCTTGATAAAATTAGGCAAAGTGCTCGCAGGACACGATGTTGCTAGTGGTGGATTAATAACCACATTACTAGAAATGTGTTTCCCATCACAAAACGTGGGAATGGAACTGGATTTGGCACAAGTAGGTCACGATATGGTCAAAGTATTGTTCTCAGAAAATGCCGGAATCGTGCTTCAAGCAACCGATGATAGCATCGAGAAAGAATTGGCTAAAACAGGCGTTCCTTTCTTTAAAATAGGAAATGCCATAGACGAAGCCGTTTTAGACATCAATGAATTCATCATAGACGTAGATGACATGCGCGATGTTTGGTATGAAACTTCGCATTTATTAGATAGAAAACAATCCTTCAACGACAAAGCAGATGAGCGCGCACTGAATTACGTGAATCAGCCGTTAGAATTTAAATTTCCTGAGCATTTTACAGGAAAACTGCCTGAATTGCCTCAAAAACGCGTTAAAGCGGCCGTAATACGTGAAAAAGGAAGTAATTCTGAAAGAGAAATGGCACGCGCAATGTACCTCGCAGGTTTTGAAGTAATCGATGTTCACATGACCGACTTAATTGCTGGACGTGAGACACTTGAAGATGTACAATTCATAGCCGCAGTAGGCGGATTCTCTAACAGTGATGTTTTAGGAAGTGCCAAAGGTTGGGCTGGTGCCTTCTTGTATAATGAGAAAGCTAACACGGCATTAAAGAACTTCTTTGCCAGACCAGACACCATGAGTATAGGAGTTTGTAACGGTTGCCAGCTCTTTGTAGAATTAGGATTGATCCATCCAGATCATGACGAGAAACCTAAAATGCTTCATAACGATTCAGGGAAGTTTGAATGTAATTTCACCAGTGTAGCAATTGCCAAAAACAATTCGATAATGCTACAATCTCTAGAAGGTAGCAAACTAGGAATCTGGGCCGCACACGGAGAAGGAAAATTTCATTTACCAAAAGATCGCAGCGCTTATCAAATCCCAGCAACTTATGGTTATGACGGCTATCCAGCAAACCCTAATGGATCTCACTATAACGCTGCGATGTTAAACAGTGAAGATGGACGTCACCTAGTAATGATGCCACACTTAGAACGATCTACGTTTTCTTGGAACTGGGCACATTACCCTACTGATCGTAAAAATGATGAAGTGACTCCTTGGCTAGAAGCATTTGTGAATGCTAGGGTTTGGTTGGAGAATAAATAA
- a CDS encoding helix-turn-helix domain-containing protein, with translation MNRIKEVLKEQGRTQTWLSEQIEKSYVIVTNYCNNNAQPRIEVLRKIANILDVDVRILLVPTKNNNLENE, from the coding sequence ATGAACAGAATTAAAGAAGTACTCAAAGAACAGGGAAGAACGCAAACGTGGTTATCAGAACAGATTGAAAAAAGTTATGTAATAGTAACTAACTATTGCAATAATAATGCACAACCACGTATCGAAGTACTCCGAAAAATTGCAAACATTTTGGATGTTGATGTGAGAATATTATTAGTGCCAACAAAAAATAATAATCTTGAAAATGAGTGA